One Eptesicus fuscus isolate TK198812 chromosome 11, DD_ASM_mEF_20220401, whole genome shotgun sequence genomic region harbors:
- the ZFAND2B gene encoding AN1-type zinc finger protein 2B isoform X3, translated as MTSVRPCALGEEWGSWARRRRGSVGPPGPAMEFPDLGAHCSEPSCQRLDFLPLKCDACSGIFCADHVAYAQHHCGSAYQKDIQVPVCPLCNVPVPVARGEPPDRAVGEHIDRDCRSDPAQQKRKIFTNKCERSGCRQREMMKLTCERCGRNFCIKHRHPLDHDCSGKGHPTSLAGLAAISRNQGLASSTSTVPSPSRILPSSTSPSRATAPSPSWTAPPVIALQNGLSEDEALQRALELSLAETKPQVPSSQEEEDLALAQALSASEAEYQRQQAQSRSLKPSNCSLC; from the exons ATGACGTCAGTGCGCCCGTGCGCgctgggggaggagtggggcTCTTGGGCCAGGAGGCGCAGAGGCTCCG TAGGCCCGCCCGGCCCAGCGATGGAGTTTCCGGATCTCGGGGCGCACTGTTCTGAGCCGAGCTGTCAGCGCTTGG ATTTTCTGCCGCTCAAGTGCGACGCCTGCTCCGGCATCTTCTGTGCAGACCATGTGGCCTATGCTCAGCATCACTGTGGATCTGCTTACCAAAAG GATATCCAAGTACCTGTCTGCCCACTCTGTAATGTGCCTGTGCCTGTAGCCAGAGGGGAGCCCCCTGACCGTGCTGTGGGGGAGCACATTGACCGAGACTGTCGCTCGGATCCAGCACAGCAAAAACGAAAG ATCTTCACCAATAAGTGTGAAcgctctggctgccggcagcggGAAATGATGAAACTGACCTGTGAACGCTGTGGCCGAAATTTCTGCATCAAGCATCGTCACCCACTGGACCATGATTGCTCTGGGAAGGGGCACCCAACCAGCCTGGCAGG ACTTGCTGCTATCTCTAGAAACCAAGGTCTCGCTTCTTCTACAAGCACCGTCCCCAGCCCAAGTCGGATCTTGCCTTCATCTACCTCTCCCAGCAG AGCCACAGCCCCGTCTCCATCATGGACTGCCCCTCCAGTGATTGCTTTGCAGAATGGCTTG AGTGAGGATGAGGCTCTGCAGCGAGCCCTGGAATTGTCCCTGGCAGAGACCAAACCCCAGGTCCCAAG TTCGCAGGAGGAAGAAGACTTAGCTTTAGCACAAGCACTGTCAGCCAGTGAGGCAGAGTACCAACGCCAGCAG GCCCAAAGCCGCAGCCTGAAGCCGTCCAACTGCAGCCTGTGCTAG
- the ZFAND2B gene encoding AN1-type zinc finger protein 2B isoform X2, which yields MSSCTPPTGDRAHNLSMCPDQKSNWPFGVQTVPNQLSHISQVGPPGPAMEFPDLGAHCSEPSCQRLDFLPLKCDACSGIFCADHVAYAQHHCGSAYQKDIQVPVCPLCNVPVPVARGEPPDRAVGEHIDRDCRSDPAQQKRKIFTNKCERSGCRQREMMKLTCERCGRNFCIKHRHPLDHDCSGKGHPTSLAGLAAISRNQGLASSTSTVPSPSRILPSSTSPSRATAPSPSWTAPPVIALQNGLSEDEALQRALELSLAETKPQVPSSQEEEDLALAQALSASEAEYQRQQYDSGPC from the exons AtgtcctcctgtacaccccctacaggggatcgagcccacaacctgagcatgtgccctgaccagaaatcaaactggccTTTTGGTGTTCAGACAgtacccaatcaactgagccacatcagccagg TAGGCCCGCCCGGCCCAGCGATGGAGTTTCCGGATCTCGGGGCGCACTGTTCTGAGCCGAGCTGTCAGCGCTTGG ATTTTCTGCCGCTCAAGTGCGACGCCTGCTCCGGCATCTTCTGTGCAGACCATGTGGCCTATGCTCAGCATCACTGTGGATCTGCTTACCAAAAG GATATCCAAGTACCTGTCTGCCCACTCTGTAATGTGCCTGTGCCTGTAGCCAGAGGGGAGCCCCCTGACCGTGCTGTGGGGGAGCACATTGACCGAGACTGTCGCTCGGATCCAGCACAGCAAAAACGAAAG ATCTTCACCAATAAGTGTGAAcgctctggctgccggcagcggGAAATGATGAAACTGACCTGTGAACGCTGTGGCCGAAATTTCTGCATCAAGCATCGTCACCCACTGGACCATGATTGCTCTGGGAAGGGGCACCCAACCAGCCTGGCAGG ACTTGCTGCTATCTCTAGAAACCAAGGTCTCGCTTCTTCTACAAGCACCGTCCCCAGCCCAAGTCGGATCTTGCCTTCATCTACCTCTCCCAGCAG AGCCACAGCCCCGTCTCCATCATGGACTGCCCCTCCAGTGATTGCTTTGCAGAATGGCTTG AGTGAGGATGAGGCTCTGCAGCGAGCCCTGGAATTGTCCCTGGCAGAGACCAAACCCCAGGTCCCAAG TTCGCAGGAGGAAGAAGACTTAGCTTTAGCACAAGCACTGTCAGCCAGTGAGGCAGAGTACCAACGCCAGCAG tATGACTCCGGCCCATGCTGA
- the ZFAND2B gene encoding AN1-type zinc finger protein 2B isoform X4 — protein sequence MEFPDLGAHCSEPSCQRLDFLPLKCDACSGIFCADHVAYAQHHCGSAYQKDIQVPVCPLCNVPVPVARGEPPDRAVGEHIDRDCRSDPAQQKRKIFTNKCERSGCRQREMMKLTCERCGRNFCIKHRHPLDHDCSGKGHPTSLAGLAAISRNQGLASSTSTVPSPSRILPSSTSPSRATAPSPSWTAPPVIALQNGLSEDEALQRALELSLAETKPQVPSSQEEEDLALAQALSASEAEYQRQQAQSRSLKPSNCSLC from the exons ATGGAGTTTCCGGATCTCGGGGCGCACTGTTCTGAGCCGAGCTGTCAGCGCTTGG ATTTTCTGCCGCTCAAGTGCGACGCCTGCTCCGGCATCTTCTGTGCAGACCATGTGGCCTATGCTCAGCATCACTGTGGATCTGCTTACCAAAAG GATATCCAAGTACCTGTCTGCCCACTCTGTAATGTGCCTGTGCCTGTAGCCAGAGGGGAGCCCCCTGACCGTGCTGTGGGGGAGCACATTGACCGAGACTGTCGCTCGGATCCAGCACAGCAAAAACGAAAG ATCTTCACCAATAAGTGTGAAcgctctggctgccggcagcggGAAATGATGAAACTGACCTGTGAACGCTGTGGCCGAAATTTCTGCATCAAGCATCGTCACCCACTGGACCATGATTGCTCTGGGAAGGGGCACCCAACCAGCCTGGCAGG ACTTGCTGCTATCTCTAGAAACCAAGGTCTCGCTTCTTCTACAAGCACCGTCCCCAGCCCAAGTCGGATCTTGCCTTCATCTACCTCTCCCAGCAG AGCCACAGCCCCGTCTCCATCATGGACTGCCCCTCCAGTGATTGCTTTGCAGAATGGCTTG AGTGAGGATGAGGCTCTGCAGCGAGCCCTGGAATTGTCCCTGGCAGAGACCAAACCCCAGGTCCCAAG TTCGCAGGAGGAAGAAGACTTAGCTTTAGCACAAGCACTGTCAGCCAGTGAGGCAGAGTACCAACGCCAGCAG GCCCAAAGCCGCAGCCTGAAGCCGTCCAACTGCAGCCTGTGCTAG
- the ZFAND2B gene encoding AN1-type zinc finger protein 2B isoform X1, which produces MSSCTPPTGDRAHNLSMCPDQKSNWPFGVQTVPNQLSHISQVGPPGPAMEFPDLGAHCSEPSCQRLDFLPLKCDACSGIFCADHVAYAQHHCGSAYQKDIQVPVCPLCNVPVPVARGEPPDRAVGEHIDRDCRSDPAQQKRKIFTNKCERSGCRQREMMKLTCERCGRNFCIKHRHPLDHDCSGKGHPTSLAGLAAISRNQGLASSTSTVPSPSRILPSSTSPSRATAPSPSWTAPPVIALQNGLSEDEALQRALELSLAETKPQVPSSQEEEDLALAQALSASEAEYQRQQAQSRSLKPSNCSLC; this is translated from the exons AtgtcctcctgtacaccccctacaggggatcgagcccacaacctgagcatgtgccctgaccagaaatcaaactggccTTTTGGTGTTCAGACAgtacccaatcaactgagccacatcagccagg TAGGCCCGCCCGGCCCAGCGATGGAGTTTCCGGATCTCGGGGCGCACTGTTCTGAGCCGAGCTGTCAGCGCTTGG ATTTTCTGCCGCTCAAGTGCGACGCCTGCTCCGGCATCTTCTGTGCAGACCATGTGGCCTATGCTCAGCATCACTGTGGATCTGCTTACCAAAAG GATATCCAAGTACCTGTCTGCCCACTCTGTAATGTGCCTGTGCCTGTAGCCAGAGGGGAGCCCCCTGACCGTGCTGTGGGGGAGCACATTGACCGAGACTGTCGCTCGGATCCAGCACAGCAAAAACGAAAG ATCTTCACCAATAAGTGTGAAcgctctggctgccggcagcggGAAATGATGAAACTGACCTGTGAACGCTGTGGCCGAAATTTCTGCATCAAGCATCGTCACCCACTGGACCATGATTGCTCTGGGAAGGGGCACCCAACCAGCCTGGCAGG ACTTGCTGCTATCTCTAGAAACCAAGGTCTCGCTTCTTCTACAAGCACCGTCCCCAGCCCAAGTCGGATCTTGCCTTCATCTACCTCTCCCAGCAG AGCCACAGCCCCGTCTCCATCATGGACTGCCCCTCCAGTGATTGCTTTGCAGAATGGCTTG AGTGAGGATGAGGCTCTGCAGCGAGCCCTGGAATTGTCCCTGGCAGAGACCAAACCCCAGGTCCCAAG TTCGCAGGAGGAAGAAGACTTAGCTTTAGCACAAGCACTGTCAGCCAGTGAGGCAGAGTACCAACGCCAGCAG GCCCAAAGCCGCAGCCTGAAGCCGTCCAACTGCAGCCTGTGCTAG